The DNA region catgcatagatGGTTAGACAAATGCCGATAGATAGGTGGGTGTATACGTAGTTGTGGTTTGCCTGTGTTGGTGAGCATCCGCAAGTCTTTTCAAGGAATATGTTTGGACGTGCCGCCTCAAACAAAGCAGTGAAGGGAGAAGCGTTTCCGGTCTATTGAGGTAGCGGAGCGGGTGAACAAaccgtgtgcatgcgcgcgcatGTGCGTAGGTCTACGTATCACGTTGACGTCTGGCGTTCCTCTCATACAAATGTTGGTTTTTCGAATATACGCTGGAGCATCCTTCTAAAGacgtgtcctctctccttcgaaTATAGGCATGCGTGTGCGAAGTGTCGGCGCTCGCTGTGTATTTCCACTGGAAACGACGTTCGTTTTCTTGTCCCCTCAGGACGATGCATTCACCGAGAGCTACATCACGACGATCGGCGTCGATTTCGTACGTCCCCCCAACTGGTGGCCTTTCTCTGTGACGTAGACTGCAGATCTTCcacttctgtttcttcctcttctcgttctcccccgtctttcttgcttctctgGCCCCGGCGTCTGCAGTAGCGACAGTTTTTCCCAGGGTTTCTCGCTGAGGCGGCGTCTGGCCAGCGCGCGCCGCTTTCTGTGCGAAGCTTGTActgcgtttcctcgtcttgcTTGGTGTGTTTCTCAGAGGTTTCGAACCATCAATGTCGACAACGAAATCGTCAAGCTTCAGATTGTAAGGAAAATCTAACGAAAGTCCGCAAATCTCCCCTATGCGCACATGCAGGGCCGTACCTGtgcctcttcgtcgagaGAAAACTGGCGCTGTTGATccgggctgtctcctctccgccaAAGAgctcctttctcgtccggTGCGGGAACGCGAGCTGGAGTCTGTCGTGCGTCCTCTTGGACCCAGGCTGGAATTCCCAAtcgttgcctctctcctgtgaAACTTTGAGAACGCGTTCGTGCGATGCCGGACCGCCGTGTTTCTGCCGGTATGAACTGAACCTCCCGGAAAGCCAGCGACTGTCTTGCGGCTTTTTGGggcgttgcatgcagtggGACACGGCGGGGCAGGAGCGCTTCCGCACCATCACCAGCGCGTACTACCGAGGCGCCGACGGCATCGTTCTCGTCTACGATGTAACCGACAGAGATTCTTTCGGCCACGTCGACGAGTGGCTAGCTGAAGTCAATCGGTAGGCTAGtgtctgtctcgcgtctgtTGGGGTGCGCGTGAAAAATCCGCGAATGGATTTCCCGCGCTGCGCTTCCCCGTTAAGAGGTGTTTACCCGCGTCAAGAGCGACTCGGCTGTCTCGCAAGCTCCCGCCGCCCTCTCCAGCCCCTCGAAcgcgggcgaaggcggaggagagacgagagagagagaacgtagagagagaagacagcggaagGGCGGTGCACAGGAGACTGTGCAGACTGGGCCAGTCgagatgtgtgcatgcatgcgcggctgCCTGCAGATACGCGAACGAGAACACGTGCAAGATCCTCGTCGGGAACAAatgcgagaaggcggacgACCGCCAAGTGTCTGCTGAAGAGGGACAGGTAGGTTCTAAAGCGTACAGACAGGACGAGGTCTTTGGTCTctcagaaaagaaaacgaacagaCGGGTTTCTGGGTAAATGGAGAGAGCTTGGGTGCCAGAAAAAGGGACGGTTCCTGGTCTTAGTTCACAATAAATGGAGCCGCAGGCGCATGCGTGAAGTCGGAAACCCCCATTGTTCGTGTCCTGTTGTATGGGAGATTGGCGAGGCGAAAGATGTTGAGAAATGTGGAGTTCTGACTGGGTCGTCGAAACTTAAAAGTTCGGGTCCTCGAGACGAGTTCTTCGCGATCTCGGGAACTGGAGATTCCGAGtcgagaaagcgaaaaaaagaagaacttTGGTAGACAGGAAAAACGCAGGAGTAACCTGGGGCAACATGGGAAAGaagcgcgggagagagagaggcctgTGCGTAGTCGAGGGGACACACAAAACCACTGAGAATTTTTGTCGAGAACGTTTTCTCATTTTCTATTCTCACTTTCTCTCCGGTGCGTCTCATCTTTTTGTGGGGTCATTTCCACTCTGTCCCTCTCATACTGCGTCGCATGTCTCTCCGTGTCCCGtcagaggaaggcagaagagctTGGAATTTCCTTCATCGAGACATCGGCGAAAAATGCAATCAACGTCGATGAGGTGAGGCGAATCTAcgcttgtgtctctcttctcgggcTGCTTGCTCTGTTCTCTGCCTAcggttttgtctcctcccgcCCTCGTTCCTTCGATGTTTCGTGGGGCCCTCAAACGGCGCCGTCTTCAGCAGGCATGGCTCcacaaaaaggagagaagagaaaaggagcgacGGACGCAAATGTCACAGAACATCTTTCATGCCATCTCACACCGCAAGTCCATCCTGTCCAGGAAGCACAGGAGACTTCTGTGTTTCGAAAAAATGCAGCTTCTTTCTTTAGAGTGTTGGCGTCTGTCTTGGCAATGCATACAGAGAGAGCCTCAAAAATCGACGTTGTCGCAGCGACGCATTCGC from Neospora caninum Liverpool complete genome, chromosome VIIb includes:
- a CDS encoding putative Ras family domain-containing protein produces the protein MAAGGRPRDYDHLFKLVLIGDSGVGKSCLLLRFSDDAFTESYITTIGVDFRFRTINVDNEIVKLQIWDTAGQERFRTITSAYYRGADGIVLVYDVTDRDSFGHVDEWLAEVNRYANENTCKILVGNKCEKADDRQVSAEEGQRKAEELGISFIETSAKNAINVDEAFTVVARELIKMKQSASAAGGRSAGPQGMRIASQPTGAENRAMAQRSGNCSC